The bacterium genome contains a region encoding:
- a CDS encoding cell division protein ZapA — protein MDKSSVKVNIYGSEYVIKGDDNADHIRAIADYVDQKMKEINKSGAIKSPLKVAILAALNITDEFFKTSADQTKTIETMENKAQKMLDMLTQAPLPETLDLTPEANEQSAAEEINLFSQK, from the coding sequence GTGGATAAGAGTTCCGTCAAAGTCAACATCTACGGCAGCGAATATGTGATCAAAGGCGATGATAACGCCGATCACATTCGCGCAATTGCCGATTATGTAGACCAAAAGATGAAAGAGATCAACAAAAGCGGTGCGATCAAATCCCCGCTCAAAGTGGCGATCCTTGCGGCGCTGAATATTACGGACGAGTTTTTCAAAACCAGCGCCGATCAAACGAAGACGATTGAAACGATGGAAAACAAGGCTCAGAAAATGCTGGACATGCTGACGCAGGCCCCCCTGCCCGAAACGCTGGACCTGACACCTGAGGCTAACGAACAATCGGCTGCCGAAGAAATCAATCTTTTTTCGCAGAAATAG
- a CDS encoding polyphosphate kinase 2 family protein gives MIKKFMVPEDKKISLKDYDPDETLGYENDDSVKEEFKKLNLKMIDLQELLYAEKEKSLLIILQAMDAGGKDGTIKHVMRGLNPQSCVVHSFKGPSEEERSHDFLWRIHQKVPAKGYVCIFNRSHYEDVLVTRVHGWINDKTAKQRFNQINEFEELQAENGVTIIKFFLHISKEEQRKRLQERLDDKSKHWKFSANDLKERAMWGQYMDAFEDVFNHTSKKHAPWYVIPSNKKWFRNLATANILVDTLKSLDMKYPKPKQDFSNLVIE, from the coding sequence ATGATCAAGAAATTTATGGTGCCCGAAGATAAAAAAATTTCACTCAAGGACTATGATCCGGATGAAACCCTCGGTTACGAAAACGATGATTCCGTCAAGGAAGAGTTTAAAAAGCTCAATCTGAAGATGATTGATCTGCAAGAACTCTTATATGCCGAAAAAGAAAAATCACTTCTGATCATATTGCAGGCCATGGATGCCGGCGGTAAAGATGGTACGATCAAACACGTGATGCGCGGACTCAATCCGCAAAGTTGCGTGGTGCATAGCTTCAAAGGCCCGAGCGAAGAAGAACGTTCGCATGATTTTTTATGGCGTATTCACCAAAAAGTGCCGGCGAAGGGGTATGTATGTATTTTTAACCGGTCGCATTACGAAGATGTGCTTGTGACGCGCGTTCACGGATGGATCAATGATAAAACAGCAAAACAGCGGTTTAATCAAATCAACGAATTTGAAGAGTTGCAGGCGGAAAACGGTGTCACGATCATCAAATTCTTTCTGCATATTTCCAAAGAAGAGCAGCGCAAGCGTCTCCAGGAACGGTTGGACGATAAATCCAAACATTGGAAGTTTTCAGCCAACGATCTCAAAGAACGTGCGATGTGGGGACAATACATGGATGCATTCGAAGATGTATTTAACCACACCAGTAAAAAACATGCGCCGTGGTATGTGATTCCTTCCAATAAAAAATGGTTTCGTAATTTGGCTACGGCCAATATACTGGTAGATACGCTCAAATCCCTTGATATGAAGTATCCCAAACCCAAGCAGGATTTTTCAAATCTTGTGATCGAATAA
- the rny gene encoding ribonuclease Y, translating into MEIAIFILAALVSAVAAFLFGQVYATKIAVAKRIREADEEAQQIRKTAQSDAENLKKEKLIEVSDEWYKKRHEFDEQTKSTRIQIKNQQDELLKRERAVEQKGDLLTRKEKDVDQKQQQVQTKLQEVTKKTEQLEAMIKNQNDKLETIARMTTEEAKQVLMANMLEKAKEDAAKSIRNIKEQAQIQAKDQIKNIMLQAVQRTAMHHVTESTVTAFKLPSNEMKGRIIGREGRNIRAFESITGCEIMIDDTPNTIMISGFDPIRREIARKTLEALITDGRIHPGRIEDVYEKARRDFDEHIMNTGEQALFEVGIHGAHVEIVKLLGKLKYRHQYGQNLLQHSMETAAIAGMIASELGFDAQLAKRAAILHDIGFAADRSDQPHAVVGAELARKFGENAVVQNAILFHHDDPMIAHPINVILYTANMLSKERPGAQKEVLNNYLKRLNKLEQIAMSFNGVREAFVVQAGREIRVMVDYATLDDNRAIQTADDIAQRIETEMEYPGQIKITVIREYRAVDIAK; encoded by the coding sequence ATGGAAATTGCTATTTTTATTTTAGCAGCGCTGGTATCCGCCGTAGCGGCCTTTCTTTTTGGGCAAGTGTACGCGACTAAAATCGCCGTAGCCAAACGCATTCGCGAAGCCGATGAAGAAGCCCAGCAAATTCGCAAAACGGCCCAGTCCGATGCGGAAAATCTCAAAAAAGAAAAGCTCATCGAAGTCAGCGATGAATGGTATAAAAAACGCCATGAGTTTGACGAGCAAACCAAAAGCACGCGCATTCAGATCAAAAACCAGCAAGATGAATTACTCAAGCGCGAACGTGCCGTAGAGCAAAAAGGAGATTTGCTGACGCGTAAAGAAAAAGACGTCGATCAGAAACAACAACAAGTGCAGACAAAACTTCAAGAAGTCACCAAAAAAACCGAACAACTTGAAGCGATGATCAAAAACCAGAACGATAAACTGGAAACCATCGCACGCATGACGACGGAAGAGGCCAAACAGGTGCTGATGGCCAATATGCTGGAAAAGGCCAAAGAAGATGCGGCCAAATCCATTCGCAATATCAAAGAACAAGCGCAAATACAGGCCAAAGATCAGATCAAAAATATCATGTTGCAAGCCGTACAACGTACGGCCATGCATCACGTGACTGAAAGCACGGTTACTGCATTTAAACTGCCGAGTAATGAAATGAAAGGCCGTATCATCGGGCGTGAAGGGCGTAATATCCGTGCCTTCGAATCCATTACGGGTTGCGAGATCATGATTGACGATACGCCCAATACGATCATGATTTCGGGATTTGATCCGATCCGTCGTGAAATCGCACGAAAAACGTTGGAAGCACTGATCACGGACGGACGTATTCATCCGGGTCGTATCGAAGATGTGTACGAAAAAGCCAGACGGGATTTCGATGAACATATCATGAATACCGGAGAACAGGCGCTTTTTGAAGTCGGTATACACGGCGCCCATGTCGAAATAGTCAAACTGCTCGGCAAACTCAAATACCGTCATCAGTACGGACAGAATCTCCTGCAACATAGTATGGAAACGGCCGCCATTGCCGGTATGATCGCATCCGAATTAGGTTTTGACGCACAACTTGCCAAACGCGCTGCGATACTGCATGATATCGGATTTGCCGCCGACCGCTCCGATCAACCGCATGCCGTCGTGGGCGCCGAATTGGCACGTAAATTCGGTGAAAACGCCGTCGTTCAAAATGCCATTTTATTTCATCATGACGACCCGATGATCGCCCACCCTATCAACGTGATTTTGTACACGGCGAATATGCTGAGCAAAGAACGTCCGGGCGCACAAAAAGAAGTGCTGAATAATTATCTGAAGCGCCTCAATAAATTGGAACAAATTGCGATGAGCTTCAACGGCGTACGCGAAGCGTTTGTCGTTCAGGCCGGGCGGGAAATACGTGTGATGGTTGATTATGCGACACTCGACGATAACCGCGCTATTCAAACGGCCGACGATATCGCACAACGTATCGAAACCGAAATGGAATATCCCGGACAGATCAAAATCACGGTGATTCGCGAATACCGTGCCGTGGATATTGCAAAATAG
- a CDS encoding 2,3,4,5-tetrahydropyridine-2,6-dicarboxylate N-succinyltransferase: MDGAIRMKNDWKKILEQLERGEIRAATYDNGFWRANVAVKEAILSAFREGKLIAMNRPTYGRYGGFVDKDSMIPRSFQPKQKIRLVPGGSSVRRGAYVAPGVVIMPPSYINVGAYIDEQTMVDSHVLVGSCAQVGKRVHLSAGVQIGGVLEPVGSAPVVIEDDAFVGADAVIVEGICVGTGAVIAPGVVLSRGVTVYDAVHEKELGRGARIPDLAVVVPGTRPLASTWAKERGLATACAIIVKYRDAKSNAALQLEEALR; this comes from the coding sequence ATGGATGGAGCAATACGGATGAAAAACGATTGGAAAAAAATATTAGAACAACTGGAGCGCGGAGAGATACGGGCCGCGACGTATGATAACGGTTTTTGGCGGGCTAATGTTGCCGTCAAAGAAGCCATACTATCCGCTTTTCGCGAAGGTAAACTGATCGCCATGAATCGTCCCACCTACGGACGCTATGGCGGATTTGTGGATAAAGATTCGATGATTCCCCGAAGCTTTCAGCCGAAACAAAAAATAAGACTCGTGCCCGGCGGTTCATCCGTACGACGCGGCGCTTATGTGGCACCCGGTGTTGTGATTATGCCGCCGTCGTATATCAATGTCGGCGCATATATAGACGAACAAACGATGGTGGACAGTCATGTGTTGGTCGGTTCGTGTGCGCAGGTCGGAAAACGTGTACATCTGAGTGCCGGTGTACAAATCGGCGGCGTATTGGAGCCGGTCGGCAGCGCTCCCGTGGTGATCGAAGACGATGCCTTTGTGGGTGCGGACGCGGTGATCGTAGAGGGTATATGTGTCGGTACCGGAGCCGTGATCGCACCCGGTGTGGTCCTTTCGCGCGGTGTCACGGTGTACGACGCCGTACATGAAAAAGAATTGGGACGTGGCGCCAGAATTCCCGATTTGGCCGTCGTCGTACCCGGTACGCGCCCGCTGGCATCGACCTGGGCCAAAGAACGCGGTCTCGCAACGGCTTGTGCGATCATCGTCAAATACCGCGATGCGAAAAGCAACGCCGCGTTACAACTGGAAGAGGCGTTGCGATGA
- a CDS encoding phenylalanine--tRNA ligase subunit beta — MKISLTWIKDYVDIKLSPQELAHRLTMNGLNVEAILENDPFKGVVLGKVLEVTKHPNADKLSLTKVDVGTDILNIVCGAPNVKAGQLAPIATIGTMMPGNFEIKKAKIRGEESCGMICSKSELGFETGKSPGIWELDSTTPHTLGQSFAAFIGSGEVVLDIDVTSNRPDCLHMLGMAREIAMIENTTIRMPDVRVIESSEKAEAHASIAIEDREGCTRYAGRVIRNVTIGPSPDWLVKRLEAVGIRSINNIVDITNFVMLECGQPLHAFDYDHLAGHKIIVRKSRKGDTFQTLDDKSHTLNDETVMICDGEKMIAIGGIMGGKNSEISDSTKNVLLESAHFDGKRIRRSSKHLGIMSEASNRFGRGINPEGVIYAIQRAAQLMHELAGGEILAGVLDVNFSITKPAVITLRSASVTRLIGQEIPDNDIADILTRLGFGVINNGDGSFIVTAPSHRVDIEIEENLIDEVARIYGFDRIRPSTGAYGHYHHEPPSGEKMMHQTRAALREAGLSEVYTNAMVHPSSQMAVEPEGEKYFVRLMNPISEDMSVMRISMLPSLLEVVRGNLFRKNDSMQIYEIGRTYRNEGDPLPAERNVLAGCIVGQSAPTHWATKPRAVDYYDLKGIVDRIMGKFWLDSLQYNPYHSFVFAPNSVSISCLASDSQVLTLGRFGRIQNAVLRALDIDTTVWAFEIDYDVLRRIGKFRKTFDLISRFPFIRRDLALIVDEKMQAGVIQNAIRSKAGAHLTNLEVFDVYHGNQVTQGQKSLAFALRFESVERTLTEDEIDATMQSIIAYVENQFGAKLR, encoded by the coding sequence ATGAAGATTTCCCTGACTTGGATCAAGGATTATGTTGATATCAAGTTGTCCCCGCAAGAGCTGGCCCATCGTCTTACGATGAATGGACTTAATGTCGAAGCCATTTTGGAAAATGATCCTTTCAAAGGTGTGGTCCTCGGTAAAGTGCTCGAAGTAACCAAGCATCCCAATGCCGATAAACTGTCTCTCACCAAGGTAGATGTCGGCACGGACATACTGAACATCGTCTGCGGAGCGCCCAACGTCAAAGCCGGCCAATTGGCCCCCATCGCTACGATCGGCACGATGATGCCGGGAAATTTTGAAATCAAAAAAGCAAAAATTCGCGGCGAAGAATCCTGCGGTATGATTTGCTCCAAAAGCGAATTGGGATTTGAAACCGGCAAGTCGCCCGGCATTTGGGAACTTGATTCTACAACGCCGCATACCTTAGGTCAATCGTTTGCTGCGTTTATCGGAAGCGGCGAAGTCGTACTGGATATTGATGTGACCAGCAATCGTCCCGATTGCCTCCATATGCTCGGCATGGCACGCGAGATCGCCATGATCGAAAATACGACCATCCGTATGCCCGACGTGCGTGTCATCGAATCCTCGGAAAAAGCCGAAGCGCATGCGTCTATCGCTATCGAAGATCGCGAAGGCTGCACACGCTATGCCGGCCGCGTCATACGCAACGTCACGATCGGCCCCTCGCCGGATTGGCTGGTCAAACGACTCGAAGCCGTAGGTATTCGTTCGATCAACAACATCGTGGACATTACCAATTTTGTCATGCTGGAATGCGGCCAACCGCTGCACGCTTTCGACTACGATCATCTGGCCGGCCACAAAATCATCGTGCGTAAATCCCGCAAAGGCGATACGTTTCAAACGCTGGATGATAAGTCGCACACACTCAATGATGAAACAGTGATGATCTGCGACGGCGAAAAAATGATCGCTATCGGCGGTATCATGGGCGGAAAAAATTCGGAAATTTCGGATTCGACCAAAAATGTTCTCCTCGAATCGGCCCATTTTGACGGAAAACGAATTCGCCGCTCATCCAAACATCTCGGCATCATGTCGGAAGCATCCAATCGTTTTGGCCGGGGCATCAACCCCGAAGGCGTGATCTACGCCATCCAGCGCGCCGCACAACTGATGCATGAACTGGCCGGGGGCGAAATTCTCGCCGGTGTATTGGATGTTAACTTTTCAATAACCAAACCGGCGGTGATCACATTGCGCTCGGCATCGGTTACGCGCCTTATCGGTCAAGAAATCCCCGACAACGATATCGCGGATATTCTTACGCGCCTTGGCTTTGGCGTCATCAATAACGGCGACGGTTCATTTATCGTCACCGCGCCATCGCATCGCGTAGATATCGAAATCGAGGAAAATCTGATTGATGAAGTGGCCCGCATTTACGGTTTTGATCGCATCCGTCCCAGTACCGGCGCCTACGGACACTATCATCACGAACCGCCTTCCGGCGAAAAAATGATGCACCAAACCCGCGCCGCTTTACGTGAAGCCGGTTTATCGGAAGTATATACCAATGCCATGGTACATCCGTCATCGCAGATGGCCGTCGAACCGGAGGGTGAAAAGTATTTTGTGCGCCTGATGAACCCCATCAGCGAAGACATGTCCGTCATGCGCATTTCCATGCTGCCGAGTTTGCTGGAAGTCGTACGCGGTAATCTATTTCGTAAAAACGACAGCATGCAGATCTATGAAATCGGGCGGACGTACCGCAACGAGGGCGATCCACTGCCGGCGGAACGTAACGTATTGGCCGGTTGTATCGTCGGCCAAAGCGCCCCTACCCACTGGGCAACCAAACCCCGTGCCGTAGATTATTATGATCTTAAGGGCATTGTCGATCGGATTATGGGGAAGTTTTGGCTTGATTCGCTACAGTATAATCCTTATCATTCTTTCGTATTTGCGCCCAATTCGGTTTCCATATCCTGTCTTGCTTCGGATTCTCAGGTATTAACACTTGGTCGCTTTGGACGTATACAGAATGCGGTCTTACGGGCATTGGATATTGACACGACCGTTTGGGCTTTCGAAATAGATTACGATGTTTTACGACGTATCGGAAAATTCAGAAAAACATTTGATCTGATTTCCAGATTTCCATTTATTCGCCGCGACTTGGCCTTGATCGTGGATGAAAAAATGCAGGCCGGCGTGATACAGAATGCCATACGGTCCAAGGCCGGTGCGCATTTGACCAACTTGGAAGTATTTGATGTGTATCACGGCAATCAGGTAACACAAGGTCAAAAAAGCCTCGCGTTTGCGTTGCGATTCGAATCCGTCGAACGTACTCTGACGGAGGATGAGATCGATGCGACGATGCAATCCATCATCGCGTATGTCGAAAATCAATTTGGCGCAAAACTGCGATAA
- a CDS encoding succinylglutamate desuccinylase/aspartoacylase family protein encodes MKNYTHTTIPVRTLASGQILNIDVFRFEGDPSVPSAYIQSGMHGAELQGTAVIDFLIRFFTDHPPKGTVTLVPAANPYALNNKTGEYTQGRFDPTYGDNWNRLYWDALNNEDGIDIENLVKTIRSDAQNSIQKILRHELTRKLEQQLQKPLTEMGYGRKLALTLQRMAVEADSVLDLHCASHSVRHVYAPEYARQTVRYLNIPYVLFIPNLFAGAMDEAVFCPWWTLSQKLSVPCPVEAYTIELGNQEAYSAKDARGDAMGIINYLVHRGTCDPIKPKGRDSAESLFACRLQDYKTIYSPTGGLCEFSTVTGGIVPAQEPLAVILTKAGNEKISVALPYDCIPIVQYSSAALHQGVELLKVFSKWEVM; translated from the coding sequence ATGAAAAACTATACGCACACCACGATACCGGTACGGACTTTGGCATCAGGTCAAATTCTGAATATAGATGTCTTTCGTTTTGAAGGTGATCCGTCTGTGCCGTCGGCATATATACAATCCGGCATGCACGGTGCGGAATTACAAGGTACCGCCGTGATTGATTTTTTAATTCGTTTTTTTACAGATCACCCGCCCAAAGGCACGGTGACACTTGTCCCGGCGGCCAACCCTTATGCACTAAATAATAAAACCGGAGAATATACGCAGGGAAGATTTGATCCGACGTATGGCGATAATTGGAATCGCCTTTATTGGGATGCTTTGAATAATGAAGACGGCATAGACATAGAAAACTTGGTTAAAACCATTCGCAGCGATGCACAAAATAGTATTCAAAAAATTTTACGACATGAGCTGACCCGTAAACTGGAACAGCAACTGCAGAAGCCGCTTACGGAAATGGGTTATGGCCGCAAACTGGCGTTGACTTTACAACGTATGGCTGTCGAGGCGGATAGTGTGCTTGACCTTCATTGCGCTTCGCATTCGGTACGCCATGTGTATGCGCCGGAGTATGCGCGTCAAACCGTGAGGTATTTGAATATTCCGTATGTTTTATTTATTCCCAATCTTTTTGCCGGTGCAATGGATGAAGCGGTATTTTGCCCTTGGTGGACATTAAGTCAAAAGCTAAGTGTGCCGTGCCCCGTTGAAGCCTATACGATCGAACTCGGCAATCAGGAAGCTTACTCCGCAAAAGATGCGCGCGGCGATGCGATGGGTATTATTAATTATTTAGTGCACAGGGGAACATGCGACCCGATAAAACCAAAAGGCCGTGATAGCGCGGAGTCCCTATTCGCATGCCGTTTACAAGACTATAAAACTATCTATAGCCCGACCGGAGGATTGTGTGAATTTAGTACGGTTACCGGTGGGATCGTTCCGGCACAGGAGCCGCTGGCGGTTATACTCACTAAAGCGGGGAATGAAAAAATATCGGTGGCATTACCCTATGATTGTATTCCGATCGTGCAATATTCATCCGCGGCTTTGCATCAAGGGGTCGAATTGCTCAAAGTATTTTCGAAATGGGAAGTAATGTGA
- a CDS encoding PLP-dependent decarboxylase, translating to MKALTAHHLTLLQEAADRVRKPFFAYDLDGLRSHAMTLRSEGVRLWYACKANPLSAILRTMGACSFSADAASLGELRQILRYSGIAPKNILLTGPAKDEAFVTEALNAGVCTIIVESVHQLEMLQQLASTTHKPIQVLLRLQLDWDEKSASVLGGSAITPFGLPPEVWQSVSWKSFPHCNVLGCHVFQWSNIGDIEKLNFFWHRIAVESKRLMQHIGKPLEVLDLGGGLGVPYHADARELRWIEVDDALQKIRKQYEIPSIWLELGRYAVGGFGNYLTRVMDRKQVRGTELLILEGGVNHIARPALTHASFPVHTLKPSSAKTQSFKLHGPLCTALDDLGLHDLPEDIQRGDWLVFRQCGAYGFTESMPYFLCHDIPAEIIIENNQYAVVRESVPAENWLK from the coding sequence ATGAAGGCATTGACGGCGCATCACCTTACACTGTTACAAGAGGCCGCCGACCGGGTGCGAAAACCTTTTTTTGCCTACGATCTGGATGGTTTACGATCGCATGCTATGACGTTACGCTCGGAAGGCGTTCGCCTGTGGTACGCTTGTAAAGCCAATCCGCTTTCGGCCATTCTGCGAACAATGGGTGCGTGTTCTTTTTCGGCGGACGCCGCCAGCCTCGGCGAATTACGGCAAATCCTAAGATATTCGGGCATCGCACCAAAAAACATATTACTTACCGGCCCGGCTAAAGACGAAGCCTTCGTCACGGAAGCGTTAAATGCCGGCGTTTGTACGATCATCGTAGAGAGCGTGCACCAACTTGAAATGCTGCAGCAGCTTGCATCAACGACCCACAAGCCTATTCAGGTTCTTCTTCGCCTTCAATTAGACTGGGACGAAAAGAGCGCGAGCGTGCTTGGAGGCAGCGCCATCACCCCGTTTGGATTACCGCCAGAGGTTTGGCAATCGGTGTCGTGGAAATCGTTTCCTCATTGCAATGTGTTAGGTTGTCATGTTTTCCAATGGAGCAATATTGGCGACATAGAAAAACTCAATTTTTTTTGGCATCGTATTGCCGTCGAATCTAAGCGCTTGATGCAACATATCGGCAAACCTTTGGAGGTGCTTGACCTTGGGGGTGGACTCGGCGTACCGTATCATGCCGATGCGCGCGAATTGCGATGGATTGAAGTGGATGACGCGTTGCAAAAAATTCGCAAGCAATATGAAATACCTTCGATTTGGTTAGAACTCGGACGTTATGCCGTAGGCGGTTTCGGAAATTATCTTACACGTGTGATGGATCGTAAGCAGGTACGCGGCACGGAGCTTCTGATTTTAGAAGGCGGTGTCAATCACATCGCCCGTCCGGCCCTCACGCATGCCTCGTTTCCTGTACACACTCTGAAGCCTTCGTCTGCGAAAACCCAATCTTTCAAACTGCACGGCCCCTTATGTACGGCCTTGGATGATCTGGGTTTGCATGATTTGCCTGAAGATATACAACGCGGCGATTGGCTTGTGTTTCGCCAATGCGGTGCATACGGCTTTACGGAAAGTATGCCGTACTTTTTGTGCCACGATATTCCTGCAGAGATCATTATAGAAAACAATCAATACGCCGTGGTGCGCGAAAGCGTGCCGGCTGAAAATTGGCTGAAGTAA
- the lysC gene encoding lysine-sensitive aspartokinase 3: MNDLIIAKFGGTSMGTAEAMRQSARIVIADNRIRVVVVSATSGTTNALLKVYHDLCACDTVSADQAFKKIEDRHRTMCHALELDSSAVDELIVAAQNHMSLFSASENREVWLDAWLSFGERLASRIFGKMLFHLKNNVTEADARSFIITDEVFGKAEPQPDRIKTACLKKLLPLCSEQIIVTQGFIGATTDGRTTTLGRGGSDYSAALLGEALSAKEVLIWTDVPGIFTMDPNLVPAAQTIPKISFSEAAELANFGAKVLHPATLWPAIRKGIHVFVGSTFEPEAGGTWIEPDVNDKPLVRAIAMRKHQTLITVSSLRMLNTHGFLAKMFGVLADHKLSVDLVTTSEVSVALTIDGTSLGSSGEKISEKQELLQDLRRFADVAIEENLTLIALVGNNLQQTPGIAARTFDAIAGLNVRLICQGASSYNMCFLMHQSDAPQAVSALHRAFIESEVVCLKSA; encoded by the coding sequence ACCGCATACGTGTCGTCGTGGTGAGCGCCACATCCGGTACGACGAACGCGCTGCTCAAAGTATATCACGATCTATGCGCATGCGACACGGTGTCGGCGGATCAGGCGTTTAAAAAAATTGAAGACCGGCATCGCACGATGTGCCATGCACTGGAACTTGATTCTTCTGCAGTAGATGAATTGATCGTTGCCGCACAAAATCACATGTCGTTATTTTCTGCATCGGAAAATCGCGAAGTATGGCTCGATGCATGGCTTTCATTCGGTGAGCGCTTGGCCTCGCGTATATTTGGCAAAATGCTCTTTCATCTCAAAAATAATGTCACGGAAGCCGATGCCCGATCATTTATTATTACCGATGAGGTGTTTGGCAAAGCCGAGCCGCAACCGGATCGTATAAAAACTGCGTGCCTGAAAAAATTGCTCCCACTGTGCAGTGAACAGATTATTGTGACCCAAGGTTTTATCGGTGCAACGACCGACGGCCGTACGACCACACTGGGGCGCGGCGGTAGCGATTATAGCGCGGCATTATTGGGAGAGGCGCTCTCGGCTAAAGAAGTTTTGATTTGGACGGACGTACCGGGGATTTTTACGATGGATCCCAATTTGGTGCCGGCTGCGCAAACTATTCCTAAAATCAGTTTTTCGGAAGCCGCTGAATTGGCCAATTTTGGCGCTAAAGTTTTACATCCGGCAACGCTGTGGCCCGCTATTCGCAAAGGCATTCATGTGTTTGTGGGTTCGACATTTGAACCCGAAGCCGGCGGAACGTGGATCGAACCGGATGTCAATGATAAGCCGTTGGTACGTGCCATCGCGATGCGCAAGCATCAGACGCTTATAACGGTGAGCAGTTTGCGCATGCTCAATACGCACGGTTTTCTTGCCAAAATGTTCGGCGTGCTGGCCGATCATAAACTCAGCGTTGATCTTGTGACGACCAGCGAAGTCAGCGTGGCGCTTACGATAGACGGCACGAGCCTGGGTTCGTCCGGTGAAAAAATTTCCGAAAAACAAGAGTTGCTCCAGGATCTTCGCCGGTTTGCGGATGTCGCGATCGAGGAAAACCTGACGCTGATCGCACTGGTCGGAAACAATCTGCAACAAACACCCGGTATTGCGGCGCGCACCTTTGACGCGATCGCCGGTCTTAATGTGCGTTTGATTTGTCAGGGTGCGAGTTCTTATAACATGTGCTTTCTGATGCATCAGTCGGATGCGCCACAAGCCGTTAGCGCACTTCACCGTGCGTTTATCGAAAGTGAGGTCGTATGCCTAAAATCAGCCTGA
- a CDS encoding 4-hydroxy-tetrahydrodipicolinate synthase yields the protein MQSVTLWTAIVTPFLDNGKIDFLSFERLLRRQEAAGNGVVILGSTGEGLALNDDEKREVVRFTGTCKLHVPVMVGVGGFNLDATQRWIEENNQHAFIHAYLLVTPLYAKPGARGQCSWFAALLEASQKPCMLYNVPSRTGVKLHTSVLRELKDHSRFWAVKEASGSVTEFQDYREAAPGVAFFSGDDGLTPFFASAGAMGLVSVMSNVWPEASAEFVYRCVNRDTGVLLPTWRTASDAMFLASNPVPAKALLHELGLITSAYVRPPLSMEDLPDRNKLIMADSLVQRWMEQYG from the coding sequence CTGCAATCGGTTACACTATGGACAGCGATCGTGACGCCGTTTTTGGATAACGGAAAAATTGATTTTTTATCCTTTGAACGGTTATTACGTCGTCAAGAAGCCGCCGGAAACGGTGTGGTGATACTCGGAAGTACGGGCGAGGGCCTGGCGTTAAACGATGATGAAAAAAGGGAAGTGGTCCGCTTCACCGGAACTTGCAAACTCCATGTCCCGGTTATGGTCGGCGTCGGCGGATTCAATTTGGACGCCACCCAGCGGTGGATTGAAGAGAATAATCAGCACGCATTTATCCATGCGTATTTATTGGTCACGCCGCTCTACGCGAAACCCGGTGCACGGGGCCAATGTAGTTGGTTTGCTGCGCTGCTCGAGGCCTCTCAAAAACCGTGTATGTTATACAATGTGCCATCCCGGACAGGCGTGAAGTTGCATACGTCCGTCCTGCGTGAACTTAAGGATCATTCGCGATTTTGGGCAGTGAAAGAGGCGAGCGGGAGCGTTACCGAATTTCAGGATTACCGTGAAGCCGCACCGGGTGTTGCATTCTTTAGCGGGGACGACGGCTTAACACCTTTTTTTGCATCGGCCGGAGCCATGGGGCTGGTCTCTGTGATGAGCAATGTGTGGCCGGAAGCGTCCGCCGAATTTGTTTACCGTTGTGTGAACCGCGATACCGGCGTATTATTACCGACATGGCGTACGGCTTCCGATGCGATGTTTTTGGCCAGTAATCCTGTACCGGCTAAAGCTTTATTGCACGAATTAGGGTTGATCACTTCGGCGTATGTGCGACCGCCGCTTTCTATGGAAGATTTACCGGATCGAAATAAATTAATCATGGCGGACAGTCTAGTGCAACGATGGATGGAGCAATACGGATGA